In the Hyalangium ruber genome, one interval contains:
- the dbpB gene encoding DGQHR domain-containing protein DpdB, with product MTSNAPRDLRRRALRLVQDRKHPLYLFALKPDELFQIADISRVSRDGGGDLIGYQRPEVRKHVQNIVDYLNSNSGQVLFPNTLILALSSAVRFVQVRGPKVEGDGVGEAGTLILRLPRSGERKPAWIVDGQQRALAISRARRSDLPIPVSAFIADDLETQREQFLRVNSSKPLPRGLISELLPQVSTVLPPNLSARRAPAALCESLNRDPSSPFYGLIRRSSADRRQRKGTVVSDTALIQVLQESFSSPNGCLFAYRNLATGETDFERIQRLLQVYWSAVKDTFPNAWGLPPTQSRLMHSVGLKAMARLMDRVMSTADVDDRSLPNRVRKELAPLRTKCNWTAGTWEELGGLRWNELQNVPNHVRILTNHIQRLHLNGAGTGR from the coding sequence ATGACCTCCAACGCCCCTAGAGACCTGCGCAGGCGTGCACTTCGGCTGGTCCAAGACCGCAAACATCCGCTCTACCTGTTCGCGCTTAAACCTGATGAACTGTTCCAGATCGCGGACATCTCGAGAGTGTCCCGTGACGGTGGAGGCGATCTCATCGGCTACCAGCGTCCGGAGGTCCGGAAGCACGTCCAGAACATCGTCGACTATCTGAACAGCAACTCGGGGCAGGTGCTCTTCCCGAACACCCTCATTCTCGCCCTTTCTTCGGCAGTCAGATTCGTTCAAGTACGCGGGCCGAAAGTTGAGGGCGACGGCGTTGGTGAGGCCGGCACGCTCATTCTGCGCCTGCCGCGCTCCGGTGAGCGCAAGCCCGCCTGGATTGTGGACGGCCAGCAGCGTGCCCTAGCGATCTCTCGGGCGAGGAGGAGCGATCTTCCTATCCCGGTGAGCGCATTCATCGCGGATGACCTGGAAACGCAGCGCGAGCAGTTCCTTCGGGTCAACAGCTCCAAACCGCTCCCGCGCGGCCTCATTTCCGAACTTCTGCCCCAGGTCTCCACGGTTCTTCCGCCCAATCTGTCTGCCCGTCGTGCTCCGGCTGCATTGTGCGAGTCCCTGAACCGGGACCCGTCCTCGCCGTTCTATGGCCTGATCCGGCGCTCTTCAGCAGACCGGCGGCAGCGCAAGGGAACCGTGGTGTCGGACACAGCCCTCATTCAGGTCTTGCAGGAGAGCTTCAGCTCCCCGAATGGCTGCCTCTTTGCGTACCGCAATCTTGCGACAGGGGAGACGGACTTCGAGCGTATCCAGCGGCTCCTCCAGGTGTACTGGAGCGCAGTGAAGGACACGTTCCCGAACGCCTGGGGCCTGCCTCCGACTCAGAGCCGCCTTATGCACAGCGTCGGTCTCAAGGCCATGGCGCGGCTTATGGACCGCGTGATGAGCACTGCGGACGTTGATGACCGGTCCCTGCCGAACCGCGTCAGGAAGGAACTGGCCCCGCTGCGTACCAAGTGCAACTGGACCGCCGGGACCTGGGAGGAGCTCGGCGGACTGCGTTGGAATGAGCTTCAAAATGTCCCAAACCATGTCCGCATTCTGACGAACCACATTCAGCGACTTCACCTGAACGGTGCAGGAACGGGACGATGA
- the queE gene encoding 7-carboxy-7-deazaguanine synthase, producing MGYAVKELFYTLQGEGAQAGRAAVFLRFSGCNLWSGREVDRQHGPGGCSRWCDTNFMGTDGPGGGKFRDAWELASAAEATWKGGDARKLVVCTGGEPLLQLDAALVDALHRSSFEVAIETNGTLVPPPGVDWICVSPKANSRLVLQEGNELKLVYPQEGMAPESFESLSFTHYFLQPLDGADREQNTQACVRFCLENPRWRLGLQTHKFVGIP from the coding sequence ATGGGCTACGCGGTCAAGGAACTCTTTTACACCCTCCAGGGAGAAGGTGCGCAAGCGGGCCGGGCTGCCGTCTTCCTGCGGTTTTCCGGCTGCAACCTCTGGAGCGGTCGAGAGGTGGACCGCCAGCATGGCCCGGGCGGGTGCTCAAGGTGGTGCGATACCAACTTCATGGGCACGGACGGCCCTGGAGGGGGCAAGTTCCGCGACGCCTGGGAGTTGGCCTCAGCGGCGGAGGCAACCTGGAAGGGGGGGGATGCACGGAAGCTCGTGGTTTGCACCGGGGGCGAACCGCTCCTCCAACTCGATGCGGCCTTGGTGGATGCGCTCCACCGTTCTTCCTTCGAGGTGGCGATCGAGACCAATGGGACCCTAGTGCCGCCTCCTGGGGTCGATTGGATCTGCGTCAGCCCCAAGGCGAACAGCCGGCTCGTGCTCCAAGAAGGCAATGAGCTCAAACTGGTCTACCCGCAGGAGGGGATGGCTCCGGAGAGCTTCGAGTCCCTCTCGTTCACCCACTACTTCCTGCAGCCGCTCGATGGGGCGGACCGGGAACAAAACACCCAGGCCTGCGTGCGGTTCTGCCTTGAGAACCCCCGCTGGCGCCTAGGGCTGCAGACCCACAAATTCGTTGGTATTCCCTAG
- a CDS encoding HNH endonuclease: protein MKGKCEMDASKQLLEELTQACAELGVDLSEALQEKLQEVKLRGFWRCVPNARVKPEHLEGFLESVLGVTPPESLVERLEETKRGPRLSHDEYLRIEEAQNYRCALCGIELRAGVKPQVDHIVPVAFFGRSEVDNYQLLCQKCNLGKSSLLHWVMGMPFFDDPGDITYRMRFCVLSRFRGRCEVLGCDESSVSSEMNVAPRIPVANGGRLIFDNLRVLCDMHMRKNREEQMRRAEMQVRRLRLGVAA from the coding sequence TTGAAAGGCAAGTGCGAAATGGATGCCTCAAAGCAACTGCTTGAAGAACTGACTCAAGCATGTGCTGAACTCGGCGTCGACCTCTCCGAAGCTCTTCAGGAGAAGTTGCAAGAGGTGAAACTGCGAGGGTTCTGGCGGTGTGTTCCGAATGCTCGTGTAAAACCAGAGCACCTTGAAGGATTCCTCGAAAGTGTTCTCGGGGTGACGCCTCCCGAGAGTTTGGTGGAAAGACTGGAGGAAACCAAGCGCGGGCCGCGACTAAGTCACGATGAATATCTGAGGATTGAGGAGGCGCAGAACTATCGGTGTGCGCTTTGCGGAATTGAACTCAGAGCAGGGGTGAAACCTCAGGTTGATCATATTGTCCCGGTTGCTTTCTTTGGTAGGTCGGAAGTCGATAATTACCAACTGCTTTGCCAGAAGTGCAACTTGGGCAAGAGTTCGCTGCTGCATTGGGTAATGGGAATGCCGTTTTTTGACGATCCTGGCGACATTACCTATCGAATGCGATTTTGCGTTCTGTCTAGATTTCGAGGACGCTGTGAGGTGCTTGGATGCGACGAATCATCTGTCTCAAGCGAGATGAACGTGGCTCCGAGAATACCCGTGGCAAATGGCGGCCGACTAATCTTCGACAATCTTCGCGTCCTCTGTGATATGCACATGCGAAAGAATCGTGAGGAGCAAATGCGTCGCGCGGAGATGCAGGTTCGACGTTTGCGTCTAGGCGTTGCGGCGTAG
- a CDS encoding DGQHR domain-containing protein translates to MNSQLRCNFRKEELELAALIGSGDGTPTEKVTSLFVQLDDPLLSEKDVEQLLSGVSTADVRSALAKLVADVILEVSTQTQRPFDPDGIMLYRKAGTAPERLRLIAVEADLGNEERRFQFTCEARLIRSIARIDRLDSLAGTGNQRGEIEKHVAEIAQGISNGTQIPNSVLLVLQEDRVVEPEAEDEAPESFIRIKPLSEFTTVPIPHQANMMAQRFRTVELDFPFRRAAFDEEKSAVLVDGQQRTAALALVDVDKVKAFQISVNANVGDADAAKRVFMIANSTQKIETQFSRALLASMDDQSVGYLQKERARALAAKALALDDPSSPFKGLIQYPGVKNDKRPPIAYNSLFQVVSTFANSSVDFGENPERLASVVKRSYELVKKVWPVAWGQKPKDSRLMHGAGLRAMAFLLANKLEQLFSNHGDLDSPELWSDLEASLTRLRTRVVWSLIETQDSTEKAKTNYTKEVSTRQNTNNDIAELANFLKKESLQLDTNARARKS, encoded by the coding sequence ATGAACTCTCAGCTCAGGTGCAATTTCCGCAAAGAAGAACTGGAGCTTGCTGCTCTCATTGGCAGTGGCGATGGAACTCCAACTGAAAAGGTAACTAGTCTTTTCGTGCAGTTGGACGACCCACTTCTATCTGAAAAGGATGTTGAGCAGTTGCTCTCTGGGGTCAGCACTGCAGACGTGCGCTCGGCGCTCGCGAAGTTGGTTGCTGATGTCATCCTTGAGGTGAGTACTCAGACTCAGCGTCCCTTCGATCCTGATGGGATCATGCTCTATCGGAAGGCAGGGACTGCGCCGGAACGGCTGCGATTGATTGCTGTCGAGGCGGACCTCGGCAACGAAGAGCGACGGTTCCAATTCACTTGCGAGGCGCGGCTCATTAGGTCAATTGCTCGTATTGATCGGCTTGACTCTCTTGCAGGGACCGGCAACCAACGCGGCGAGATCGAGAAGCATGTGGCCGAGATTGCGCAGGGGATCAGCAATGGAACGCAGATCCCTAACTCTGTGTTGTTGGTACTTCAGGAAGACCGTGTAGTTGAGCCCGAAGCCGAGGACGAAGCGCCCGAGTCGTTCATTCGAATCAAGCCTTTGTCGGAATTCACAACGGTTCCTATTCCGCACCAAGCGAACATGATGGCGCAACGGTTTCGTACCGTTGAGCTTGATTTCCCCTTCCGCAGAGCCGCGTTCGATGAAGAGAAGTCAGCGGTGCTTGTAGATGGTCAGCAGAGAACTGCTGCTTTGGCTTTGGTGGATGTCGACAAGGTTAAAGCGTTTCAGATCTCTGTGAACGCGAACGTGGGAGATGCTGATGCGGCCAAGCGCGTATTCATGATTGCAAACAGTACGCAAAAGATTGAAACGCAGTTTTCGCGTGCTCTGTTGGCCTCCATGGATGATCAGAGCGTTGGCTACCTCCAGAAGGAACGTGCGCGGGCGCTTGCCGCCAAGGCGCTGGCGCTTGATGATCCTTCCTCGCCATTTAAGGGGCTTATTCAATATCCTGGTGTTAAGAACGACAAGCGCCCGCCGATTGCGTACAACTCGCTGTTTCAGGTCGTGAGCACGTTTGCGAACTCAAGCGTTGACTTTGGTGAGAATCCAGAGCGACTCGCGTCAGTTGTGAAGCGCTCGTACGAGTTGGTTAAGAAGGTTTGGCCAGTGGCATGGGGGCAGAAGCCAAAGGACTCAAGGCTGATGCACGGGGCCGGGCTGCGGGCAATGGCGTTCCTTCTAGCCAACAAGCTCGAACAATTGTTCTCCAACCATGGGGATCTGGATAGCCCGGAACTCTGGTCCGACCTCGAAGCGAGCTTGACCCGGTTGCGAACGAGGGTGGTTTGGAGCTTGATTGAGACACAGGACTCAACCGAGAAGGCGAAGACAAACTACACCAAGGAAGTTTCGACTCGCCAAAACACCAACAACGATATCGCAGAACTCGCTAACTTCTTGAAGAAGGAGAGCCTGCAGTTGGATACGAATGCGCGAGCCAGGAAGTCTTGA
- a CDS encoding tyrosine-type recombinase/integrase: MPRSPHFHDLRHTTATLLLKAGVPLATLQRILHR, encoded by the coding sequence CTGCCCCGCTCGCCACACTTCCATGACCTGCGACACACGACTGCCACCCTGCTGCTCAAGGCCGGAGTCCCGCTGGCCACCCTGCAGCGAATCCTCCACCGCTAG
- the dpdA gene encoding tRNA-guanine transglycosylase DpdA, whose product MRYFLPDSQDLVDPSFDFDTERRLATRQRQRDDLYAHEVFTERAYDGILVSKGIVDGFGATTSRYTLAQRQRLLRTGAPDFFRLSRVKWGAIPMMGDCGAFTYVKEEKPPYTVEDLASFYVECGFDYGISLDHVILAYQPEWDQTGALAEMQERQELTLSLAQNFFDLHQRDALPFTPLGVAQGWSPRSYARSLKELQRIGYRYVAVGGMVPLKTHEILATLREMNCVRRDDTRLHLLGISRIETVQDFARLGVASFDSTAPLRQAFKDGKDNFYTLQRTYTAVRIPQVEGNPKLQKLISSGKLNQERARELEKACLEAMRRFDAGEVKVDHVLERLSRYEEFYDGEASHQDAYREVLEVRPWKHCPCDVCRTLGYHIILFRGAERNRRRGFHNTWVFYRRLQRELGLAAA is encoded by the coding sequence ATGAGGTACTTCCTCCCCGACAGCCAGGATCTCGTCGACCCTAGCTTCGACTTTGACACCGAGCGCCGGTTGGCTACGCGCCAGCGGCAGCGAGACGACCTCTACGCGCACGAGGTCTTCACCGAGCGCGCCTACGACGGCATCCTGGTGTCCAAGGGCATCGTGGACGGCTTCGGTGCCACCACGAGCCGCTATACCCTCGCCCAGCGACAGCGCCTGCTGCGCACCGGGGCGCCGGACTTTTTCCGACTCTCGCGGGTGAAGTGGGGCGCCATCCCAATGATGGGGGACTGCGGCGCGTTCACCTACGTGAAGGAAGAGAAGCCACCGTACACCGTGGAAGATCTAGCCTCCTTCTACGTAGAGTGCGGCTTCGACTACGGTATCTCACTCGACCACGTCATCTTGGCCTACCAGCCCGAGTGGGACCAAACTGGTGCGTTGGCGGAGATGCAGGAGCGCCAAGAGCTCACGCTTTCGCTAGCCCAGAACTTCTTCGACCTTCATCAGCGCGACGCCCTCCCCTTCACCCCGCTCGGCGTGGCGCAGGGATGGAGCCCGCGCTCCTATGCGCGCTCGCTCAAGGAACTCCAGCGAATCGGCTACCGGTACGTGGCAGTAGGGGGCATGGTCCCGCTCAAGACGCACGAAATCCTGGCGACGCTTCGGGAAATGAACTGCGTGCGGCGCGACGACACGCGCCTGCACCTGCTCGGTATCAGCCGCATTGAGACCGTTCAGGACTTCGCCCGGCTCGGCGTGGCTAGCTTCGACAGCACCGCGCCGCTTCGGCAAGCATTTAAAGACGGCAAGGACAACTTCTACACTCTCCAGCGTACCTATACTGCAGTGCGAATTCCGCAGGTCGAGGGTAACCCGAAGCTTCAGAAACTCATCTCCTCAGGCAAGCTAAATCAGGAGCGGGCGCGGGAACTCGAAAAGGCCTGTCTGGAGGCCATGCGCCGCTTCGACGCGGGCGAGGTCAAGGTAGACCACGTCCTTGAGCGCCTCAGTCGCTATGAAGAGTTCTACGACGGGGAGGCCTCGCACCAGGACGCCTACCGGGAAGTCCTAGAAGTGCGCCCCTGGAAGCACTGCCCGTGCGACGTGTGCCGCACACTTGGCTACCACATCATTCTCTTTCGCGGGGCCGAGCGCAACCGGCGCCGCGGCTTCCACAACACCTGGGTGTTCTATCGCCGCCTGCAGCGCGAACTGGGGCTTGCTGCAGCCTGA
- the dbpB gene encoding DGQHR domain-containing protein DpdB, whose protein sequence is MNETLRIPAIEVKQSERRTLYTFAVDGKLVHRFATISRIRRSEDGNLSGYQRPEVLSHIEEIRNYVESESPMVPNAVVIAFDSRVRFEPFAGPQSPYSRMGELVVPVDESLPEERRPGFIVDGQQRLAAIRDANVAQFPVCASGFITDDVREQTEQFILVNSTKPLPKGLIYELLPNTDAQLPSLLSRRKLPSLLLTRLNTRDSSPLKGMIQTATTPGGIIKDNSILKMLENSLSDGVLYRMNQAGGDELEVEQILGVLFSFWSAVREVFSKEWGKKPKDSRLLHGAGVVSLGFLMDAISERYRNKGLPTKDQFAKDLSPLKELCRWSDGYWDFGQNQQRKWDEIQNTKKDIALLSNHLVIQYKALVWNRAPTARGRQLELSPQA, encoded by the coding sequence ATGAACGAGACGCTACGCATCCCGGCCATCGAGGTGAAGCAGTCCGAGCGCCGCACGCTCTATACCTTCGCGGTGGACGGCAAGCTCGTGCACCGCTTCGCCACGATCTCCCGCATCCGCCGCTCCGAGGACGGGAATTTAAGTGGCTATCAGCGCCCCGAGGTGCTCTCGCACATCGAGGAGATCCGCAATTACGTAGAGAGCGAGTCGCCTATGGTGCCCAATGCCGTGGTCATCGCTTTCGACTCGCGGGTGCGCTTCGAACCTTTCGCCGGGCCCCAAAGCCCCTACTCTCGGATGGGCGAACTCGTCGTTCCCGTAGATGAGAGCCTGCCTGAGGAGCGGCGTCCGGGGTTCATCGTGGACGGGCAACAACGCTTGGCAGCCATCCGCGATGCGAACGTCGCGCAGTTCCCGGTGTGCGCCAGTGGTTTCATTACGGATGATGTGCGCGAGCAAACGGAGCAGTTCATCCTCGTAAACTCTACGAAGCCCCTTCCTAAAGGACTTATCTACGAGTTGCTTCCGAACACGGATGCGCAGCTACCCTCACTGCTGTCGCGGCGAAAGCTGCCCTCTCTGCTGCTCACGCGGCTCAATACCCGTGATTCATCACCATTGAAGGGGATGATCCAGACTGCCACAACGCCGGGCGGAATTATTAAGGACAACTCCATCCTGAAGATGCTGGAGAACTCCTTGAGCGACGGAGTGCTCTACAGGATGAACCAAGCGGGCGGGGACGAGTTGGAGGTCGAGCAGATACTCGGCGTCCTTTTCTCCTTCTGGTCCGCAGTAAGGGAGGTTTTCTCCAAAGAATGGGGCAAGAAACCCAAGGACTCACGCCTGCTGCACGGCGCGGGCGTGGTGAGTCTCGGATTCCTCATGGATGCCATCTCCGAGCGCTACCGCAACAAGGGATTGCCTACGAAGGACCAGTTCGCCAAGGACCTCTCTCCCCTTAAGGAACTCTGCCGCTGGTCCGACGGCTACTGGGACTTCGGTCAGAATCAACAGCGCAAGTGGGACGAGATTCAGAACACCAAGAAGGACATCGCCCTGCTATCCAATCACCTGGTCATTCAGTACAAAGCCCTAGTGTGGAACCGTGCCCCCACCGCTCGAGGGCGGCAACTAGAGCTGAGCCCGCAAGCATAA
- the queD gene encoding 6-carboxytetrahydropterin synthase QueD gives MEIFKTFTFEAAHRLPFTPEGHKCRRLHGHSFTVEIHIRGEVDPKAGWIRDFADLKAAFQPLYEILDHHFLNEVPGLENPTSENLSRWIWQRLKPNLAELCRVVVRETCTSGCVYAGEEDDRSRM, from the coding sequence ATGGAGATCTTCAAGACATTCACCTTCGAGGCAGCCCATCGCCTCCCGTTCACACCAGAGGGCCATAAGTGCCGGCGGCTGCACGGGCACTCCTTCACGGTCGAGATTCACATCAGAGGAGAAGTCGACCCGAAGGCTGGTTGGATCCGAGACTTCGCGGACCTCAAGGCGGCTTTTCAGCCCCTATATGAGATCCTCGATCACCACTTCCTGAACGAGGTTCCGGGACTGGAGAACCCCACCAGCGAGAATCTGTCGCGCTGGATCTGGCAACGACTCAAGCCAAACCTCGCCGAATTGTGCCGGGTGGTGGTGAGGGAGACTTGCACCAGCGGGTGTGTCTACGCCGGTGAGGAAGATGACCGGAGCCGCATGTAG